The Deinococcus misasensis DSM 22328 genome includes a window with the following:
- a CDS encoding DMT family transporter, with protein MIALGVLAGIAAWLGLMFNVRFTQHHGNRWHTTFLNFLLGTLCTGMVFLFSHPAGLPAGPWWSYLGGLVGIGFVISGVIFTPKLGGTGWLVASVLGQVIMSQVLDAFVLHKDIGWPQVLSGVLLILALWLLMEKKNGTSSSSN; from the coding sequence ATGATTGCTCTGGGCGTTCTGGCAGGCATTGCTGCATGGCTGGGCCTGATGTTCAATGTGCGGTTCACCCAGCATCATGGGAACCGCTGGCACACCACTTTTTTGAATTTTCTGCTCGGTACACTCTGTACAGGGATGGTGTTTCTGTTCAGCCATCCTGCAGGGCTGCCTGCGGGTCCGTGGTGGTCTTATCTGGGAGGACTGGTGGGCATTGGCTTCGTGATCTCTGGTGTGATTTTCACACCCAAACTGGGAGGCACAGGCTGGCTGGTGGCCAGTGTGCTTGGACAGGTGATCATGTCGCAGGTGCTGGATGCTTTCGTGCTGCACAAAGACATCGGTTGGCCCCAGGTGCTTTCTGGCGTGCTTTTGATTCTGGCCCTCTGGTTGTTGATGGAGAAGAAAAATGGAACATCCAGTTCATCAAATTGA
- a CDS encoding DMT family transporter, with product MLLIWMLAVLAGALLPIQLLVNSSLAQASGSAIYAAMVSMAGGTLLLLLTGRARGFSFATVRSAPPFIWLGGFWGSIYILTSIVVTRNLGTAWTVVLLIATQTVLSLLIDHFGLFGLPKKPFDFKRGVAALLLVAAVYVKGL from the coding sequence ATGTTGCTGATCTGGATGCTGGCGGTGCTGGCTGGAGCCCTGCTTCCGATCCAGTTGCTGGTCAATTCTTCACTGGCGCAGGCCAGTGGATCGGCCATTTATGCCGCGATGGTGTCCATGGCAGGAGGCACCTTGCTGCTCCTCTTGACCGGACGGGCCAGAGGTTTTTCTTTTGCCACCGTGCGCAGTGCGCCTCCTTTCATCTGGTTGGGCGGGTTCTGGGGCAGCATTTACATCCTGACCAGCATTGTGGTGACGCGGAACCTCGGGACGGCATGGACGGTGGTGCTTCTGATTGCCACACAGACGGTCCTGAGTTTGCTGATCGACCATTTTGGCCTGTTTGGTTTGCCCAAGAAACCTTTTGACTTCAAGCGTGGTGTGGCAGCGTTGCTGCTGGTGGCTGCCGTGTACGTGAAAGGACTGTGA
- a CDS encoding S8 family peptidase, which yields MSKKTALGLVVLALTLGACGSQNVPQTRDLPLPTVTTGEKKAPVIDVDPQNAVPEQYIVVLKKPVGGIGAQGVSKLSREIVVSKLGLQNAASRVKKVYNDALYGFSAQLSKAEVQSLQNNPQVAYIQPVQKVRKFGTQSNPPSWGLDRVDQRDLPLNNSYTSATDGSGVTAYVIDTGIFVGHSNFGGRASVGLDTVGDGKNGIDCDGHGTHVAGIIGSSTYGVAKNVKLVSVRVLDCEGSGTMDGVIQGIDWVVKNAKKPAVVNVSLGSEADQALDQAIKNGIAAGLTFVVAAGNQNEDACKYSPARVPEALTVGATDSGDKRTYFSNYGSCVDLFAPGMDITSTVLNGQTDSYSGTSMAGPHVAGAAALYLQSNTSASPAQVGQAILGNATPNKVLDPAGTPNKLLYIGNAPITTTPPPTTTGPCSGANCTTYTGSFKAAGEYFFPPANDYFEYTGGTLKGWLKGPSGTDFDLYLYKWNGSDWDVVGLSESPTSDESITYTATSGYYIWLVTSYTGTGTYNFWMQK from the coding sequence ATGTCCAAAAAAACCGCTCTGGGACTTGTTGTGCTGGCCCTCACCCTTGGGGCCTGTGGCAGTCAGAATGTGCCCCAAACCCGAGACCTCCCCTTGCCCACCGTCACCACTGGTGAGAAAAAAGCTCCGGTGATTGATGTTGATCCTCAGAATGCCGTACCAGAGCAGTACATTGTGGTGCTCAAGAAGCCTGTAGGAGGCATTGGTGCACAAGGGGTCAGCAAACTGAGCCGTGAGATTGTGGTTTCCAAACTGGGTTTGCAAAATGCTGCCAGTCGGGTCAAGAAGGTTTACAACGATGCCCTGTACGGGTTCAGTGCCCAGCTTTCCAAGGCAGAGGTGCAGTCTCTGCAGAACAACCCTCAGGTGGCTTACATCCAGCCTGTGCAGAAAGTGCGGAAATTTGGCACCCAGAGCAACCCCCCTTCTTGGGGATTGGACCGTGTGGACCAGCGTGACCTGCCCCTCAACAACAGTTACACCTCTGCCACCGACGGCTCTGGTGTGACGGCTTACGTGATTGATACGGGTATTTTTGTGGGTCACAGCAATTTTGGAGGCCGGGCCAGTGTGGGCCTTGACACTGTGGGAGATGGCAAAAACGGCATCGACTGTGATGGTCACGGCACCCATGTGGCAGGCATCATCGGCAGCAGCACCTATGGGGTGGCCAAAAACGTCAAACTGGTGTCGGTACGCGTGCTGGACTGTGAAGGCTCTGGCACCATGGATGGGGTCATTCAGGGCATCGACTGGGTGGTCAAGAACGCCAAAAAGCCTGCGGTGGTGAACGTCAGCTTGGGTTCTGAAGCAGATCAGGCACTCGATCAGGCCATCAAAAATGGCATTGCTGCAGGTCTGACTTTCGTGGTGGCTGCGGGCAACCAGAATGAGGATGCCTGCAAGTACAGTCCTGCCCGAGTCCCCGAAGCCCTCACCGTGGGGGCCACCGACTCTGGAGACAAGCGCACCTATTTCTCCAATTACGGCAGTTGTGTGGACCTGTTCGCTCCGGGCATGGACATCACCTCCACAGTTTTGAATGGTCAGACCGATTCCTACAGCGGAACCAGCATGGCTGGGCCCCATGTGGCGGGTGCAGCAGCCCTGTACCTCCAGAGCAACACCTCTGCCAGCCCTGCACAGGTCGGTCAGGCCATTCTGGGCAATGCCACCCCCAACAAGGTTTTGGATCCTGCTGGAACGCCCAACAAGCTGCTTTACATTGGCAATGCACCCATCACCACCACTCCACCTCCCACCACCACGGGGCCTTGCTCTGGAGCGAACTGCACCACCTACACCGGATCCTTTAAAGCTGCAGGAGAATACTTCTTCCCACCAGCCAACGATTACTTTGAGTACACGGGTGGCACCCTGAAAGGCTGGCTGAAAGGCCCCTCTGGCACCGATTTTGACCTGTACCTCTACAAGTGGAATGGTTCTGACTGGGATGTGGTGGGCCTGTCCGAAAGTCCCACCAGCGACGAGAGCATCACCTATACTGCCACCAGTGGCTATTACATCTGGTTGGTGACCTCTTACACAGGCACTGGAACGTACAATTTCTGGATGCAGAAATAA
- a CDS encoding organic hydroperoxide resistance protein — translation MKILYTAEATVQGGREGTIQTRDGQLTLQLSTPKGLGGPGLTATNPEELFAAGYAACFQSALQGVAFRNKTPLPKEGTITAHVGIGKLDNGTFSLAVDMQLYLPGMDQTLAEELVEKAHHICPYSNATRGNIEVKFVVETQEKVEG, via the coding sequence ATGAAGATTCTTTACACTGCAGAGGCCACCGTTCAAGGTGGACGCGAAGGCACCATTCAAACCCGTGATGGACAACTCACCCTGCAACTCAGCACCCCCAAAGGCCTCGGCGGCCCCGGCCTGACTGCCACCAACCCCGAGGAGCTTTTCGCTGCTGGATACGCAGCCTGCTTCCAGAGCGCCTTGCAGGGCGTGGCCTTCCGCAACAAAACCCCCCTGCCCAAAGAAGGCACCATCACCGCACATGTGGGCATCGGCAAACTGGACAACGGCACCTTCAGTCTGGCCGTGGACATGCAACTTTACCTGCCCGGCATGGACCAGACCCTTGCGGAGGAGCTGGTGGAAAAAGCCCACCACATCTGCCCTTACAGCAATGCCACCCGTGGCAACATTGAAGTGAAATTTGTGGTTGAGACTCAGGAAAAAGTCGAAGGGTAA
- a CDS encoding MerR family transcriptional regulator, whose amino-acid sequence MDYSIEDITQRTGFSKHTLRYYEKAGLLDPIDRNSSGHRRYTEQDITRLTFLSKLRTTGMGIQDMRLYIELARQGESTQMERQRMLERHHQQVLDQIAELQDALKAIEYKIQLYRKTQN is encoded by the coding sequence ATGGATTACAGCATCGAGGACATCACCCAGCGGACCGGTTTTTCCAAGCATACCCTCAGGTATTACGAAAAAGCGGGACTCCTTGATCCGATTGATCGCAATTCCAGCGGGCACCGAAGGTACACCGAGCAGGACATCACCCGACTGACTTTTTTGAGCAAACTGCGCACCACCGGAATGGGCATTCAGGACATGCGCCTGTACATCGAACTGGCACGGCAGGGAGAAAGCACCCAGATGGAACGCCAGAGGATGCTGGAGCGCCACCACCAGCAGGTGCTGGACCAGATTGCAGAGTTGCAAGACGCCCTGAAGGCCATTGAATACAAGATTCAGCTGTACCGCAAAACCCAAAACTGA